One window of the Cryptomeria japonica chromosome 7, Sugi_1.0, whole genome shotgun sequence genome contains the following:
- the LOC131856577 gene encoding probable serine/threonine-protein kinase PBL11, translating into MCKIWSELSHDTTYQRENCSLKVSAENLVNSSSLCAFCSSVWSVSKVVIAPDYVSLQSLCVCGSAQLEDFVSFHTDILLDENLNAKISDFGFAQIQLPGYAAPEYLATGRASLKSDIYGFGVTAWRLHDKRRLTQLIDPRLFNAGHLTRSKSISGTINIALQCIGSNARSRPSASRMLEMLLSKDPNRHNSSQR; encoded by the exons ATGTGCAAAATATGGTCTGAATTGAGTCATGACACAACATATCAGAGAGAGAATTGTAGCTTGAAAGTGAGTGCAGAGAATTTAGTTAACAGCAGCAGCTTGTGTGCATTTTGTAGCTCTGTATGGTCTGTTAGTAAAGTAGTGATTGCTCCTGACTATGTGTCGCTCCAA TCTCTGTGCGTTTGTGGGTCCGCCCAACTTGAAGATTTCGTATCCTTTCACACCGACATTCTTCTGGATGAAAATCTGAATGCCAAGATTTCTGATTTTGGCTTTGCACAAATACAGCTACC TGGTTACGCTGCTCCAGAATATCTTGCTACCGGTCGTGCGAGTCTGAAATCAGACATTTACGGCTTTGGAGTGACC GCGTGGAGGTTGCATGATAAGCGTCGCCTTACTCAGCTAATAGATCCTCGATTATTCAACGCAGGCCATTTAACTCGCTCAAAAAGCATATCAGGAACAATAAATATAGCCCTCCAGTGCATTGGTTCCAACGCCAGAAGTCGTCCATCAGCGTCACGTATGTTAGAAATGCTTTTATCAAAAGATCCCAATCGCCACAACTCTTCTCAGCGTTGA
- the LOC131857062 gene encoding cysteine-rich receptor-like protein kinase 19: MELVGYCIEGGMMLVYDYVPRNLSNVIFGEQPVQFFDWPTRQKIILDIIRGLAYLHEGVQVCILHNYIKPNNILLDENLNGKICDFGLGRILEPDCAQYVNKELPTNYEMFLRDATESDTTTYRTVAGTPGYLDPEYFRSGRASVESDIYSFGVTLLNIVSGKRATEYVDVRMLTQHARTIHHYNGRLYGF; the protein is encoded by the exons ATGGAGCTGGTGGGATATTGCATTGAAGGCGGTATGATGTTAGTCTATGATTATGTCCCACGAAACCTGTCAAACGTCATTTTTGGTGAGCAGCCAGTGCAGTTCTTCGATTGGCCAACAAGACAGAAGATTATATTGGACATAATAAGGGGACTCGCATATCTTCATGAGGGTGTACAAGTCTGCATATTGCATAATTACATTAAACCCAATAACATTCTTCTAGATGAGAACTTAAACGGCAAGATATGTGATTTTGGTCTTGGTAGAATACTGGAACCAGATTGCGCCCAATATGTGAACAAGGAGCTTCCTACAAATTACGAGATGTTCTTAAGAGACGCAACTGAATCTGATACCACTACATATAGGACTGTGGCTGGAACACC GGGTTACCTGGATCCTGAGTATTTTAGATCCGGTCGTGCGAGTGTGGAATCCGACATTTACAGCTTTGGAGTGACGCTGTTAAATATCGTATCTGGCAAAAGAGCAACTGAATACGTAGATGTCCGGATGCTCACCCAGCACGCAAGAACTATACATCACTACAACGGTAGATTGTACGGGTTTTAA
- the LOC131056894 gene encoding uncharacterized protein LOC131056894 — protein sequence MSSASTSTAPNKEISCAAARKPSPSTGLSSLSLDLLIRYIDNVLSAIINQNLGCKIIDSGTELRDLVQPVASDFSNIFDGISEGAKMFSDQKFLKSQLSTEAHSVAVDVLKGLGSVHWVAVGLLAIAKVLERFDNISANDRECIDLLKAMRKLGNT from the exons ATGAGTAGTGCCTCAACGAGTACTGCTCCCAATAAAGAAATTTCATGTGCTGCTGCTCGCAAACCTTCTCCTTCAACTGGACTTTCTAGCTTGTCCCTCGATCTACTTATACGCTACATCGATAACGTTTTGTCTGCTATCATCAACCAG AACTTGGGCTGCAAAATAATTGATAGTGGAACAGAGCTAAGGGATTTAGTACAGCCTGTTGCCTCAGATTTTTCCAACATATTTGATGGCATTTCAGAGGGTGCAAAAATGTTCTCGGATCAG AAATTCTTGAAGTCTCAGCTTTCTACCGAGGCGCATTCAGTGGCGGTTGACGTATTGAAAGGATTGGGGAGTGTACATTGGGTTGCAGTGGGGCTTTTAGCGATAGCTAAAGTTCTAGAAAGATTCGACAACATTTCTGCAAATGACAGAGAATGCATAGACCTTCTTAAAGCTATGCGTAAGCTCGGTAATACCTGA